A section of the Rossellomorea marisflavi genome encodes:
- the ftsE gene encoding cell division ATP-binding protein FtsE has translation MIEMKDVYKQYSNGVMAANGFNVSIKQGEFVYVVGPSGAGKSTFIKMMYREEKPTKGDIIVNGINLAKLKNGRVPYLRRNVGVVFQDFKLLPKMNVYENIAFALEVIEEHPKNIKKRVMEVLDLVGLKHKARMLPDELSGGEQQRVSIARSIVNTPKLVIADEPTGNLDPETSWDIMNIFEEISNRGTTVIMATHNREIVNTIKHRVIAIENGRIVRDEQRGDYGYES, from the coding sequence TGATCGAAATGAAAGACGTATATAAGCAGTACTCCAATGGGGTCATGGCTGCGAATGGTTTCAACGTCAGCATCAAACAAGGAGAGTTTGTTTATGTCGTTGGGCCGAGTGGGGCCGGTAAGTCGACCTTCATTAAGATGATGTACCGTGAAGAGAAGCCGACCAAAGGCGATATCATCGTGAACGGTATTAATCTAGCGAAATTGAAGAATGGTAGAGTTCCTTACCTCAGAAGAAATGTAGGGGTCGTCTTCCAGGATTTCAAACTGCTTCCTAAAATGAACGTATATGAAAACATTGCCTTCGCACTTGAAGTCATTGAAGAGCACCCGAAGAATATCAAGAAGCGTGTCATGGAAGTGTTGGATCTCGTAGGACTCAAGCACAAGGCAAGGATGCTGCCGGATGAATTGTCCGGAGGAGAACAGCAGAGGGTATCGATTGCACGATCGATCGTCAACACCCCGAAGCTGGTCATTGCCGATGAGCCGACCGGGAACCTTGATCCGGAGACCTCTTGGGACATCATGAATATATTTGAAGAAATCAGCAACCGTGGGACTACGGTCATCATGGCTACTCATAACCGGGAAATCGTAAATACAATCAAGCACCGTGTCATTGCCATCGAAAACGGCAGGATCGTGCGAGACGAACAGCGAGGTGACTACGGTTATGAAAGCTAG